In the genome of Panthera uncia isolate 11264 chromosome B3 unlocalized genomic scaffold, Puncia_PCG_1.0 HiC_scaffold_1, whole genome shotgun sequence, one region contains:
- the FLRT2 gene encoding leucine-rich repeat transmembrane protein FLRT2, with translation MGLQTTQWPSRGAFFLKSWLLISLGLYSQMSKTLACPSVCRCDRNFVYCNERSLTSVPLGIPEGVTVLYLHNNQINNAGFPAELHNVRSVHTVYLYGNQLDEFPMNLPKNVRVLHLQENNIQTISRAALAQLLKLEELHLDDNSISTVGVEDGAFREAVSLKLLFLSKNHLSSVPVGLPVDLQELRVDENRIAVISDMAFQNLTSLERLIVDGNLLTNKGIAEGTFSHLTKLKEFSIVRNSLSHPPPDLPGTHLIRLYLQDNQINHIPLTAFSNLRKLERLDISNNQLRVLTQGVFDNLSNLKQLTARNNPWFCDCSIKWVTEWLKYIPSSLNVRGFMCQGPEQVRGMAVRELNMNLLSCPTTTPGLPVFTPAPSTASPTTQPSTLSVPTPSRSYMPLTPTTAKLPTIPDWDGRERVTPPISERIQLSIHFVNDTSIQVSWLSLFTVMAYKLTWVKMGHSLVGGIVQERIVSGEKQHLSLVNLEPRSTYRICLVPLDAFNYRAVEDTICSEATTHASYLNNGSNTASSHEQTTSRSMGSPFLLAGLIGGAVIFVLVVLLSVFCWHMHKKGRYTSQKWKYNRGRRKDDYCEAGTKKDNSILEMTETSFQIVSLNNDQLLKGDFRLQPLYTPNGGINYTDCHIPNNMRYCNSSVPDLEHCHT, from the coding sequence ATGGGCCTACAGACCACACAGTGGCCCAGCCGTGGGGCTTTTTTCCTGAAGTCTTGGCTTCTCATTTCCCTGGGGCTCTACTCACAAATGTCAAAAACCTTGGCGTGCCCTAGCGTGTGCCGCTGCGACAGGAACTTTGTCTACTGTAATGAGCGAAGCTTGACCTCAGTGCCTCTTGGGATCCCGGAGGGCGTAACCGTACTCTACCTCCACAACAACCAAATTAATAATGCTGGATTTCCCGCAGAACTGCACAACGTACGGTCGGTGCACACGGTCTACCTTTATGGCAACCAACTGGATGAATTCCCCATGAACCTTCCCAAGAACGTCAGAGTCCTCCATTTGCAGGAAAACAACATTCAGACCATTTCGCGGGCTGCTCTCGCCCAGCTCTTGAAGCTCGAAGAGCTTCACCTGGATGACAACTCGATATCCACGGTGGGGGTGGAAGATGGGGCCTTCCGGGAGGCTGTGAGCCTCAAACTGTTGTTCCTGTCCAAGAATCACCTGAGCAGCGTGCCCGTTGGGCTTCCTGTGGATTTGCAAGAGCTGAGAGTGGATGAAAATCGTATCGCTGTCATATCAGACATGGCCTTTCAGAACCTCACGAGCTTAGAGCGTCTGATCGTGGATGGGAACCTCCTGACTAACAAGGGCATTGCCGAGGGCACCTTCAGTCATCTCACCAAGCTCAAGGAATTTTCCATTGTTCGGAATTcactctcccacccccctcctgATCTCCCAGGTACACATCTGATCAGGCTCTACCTGCAGGACAACCAGATCAACCACATCCCTTTGACAGCCTTCTCAAATCTGCGCAAGCTGGAACGCCTGGACATATCCAACAATCAACTGCGCGTGTTGACTCAAGGGGTCTTTGATAATCTCTCCAACCTGAAGCAGCTCACTGCTCGGAATAACCCCTGGTTTTGTGACTGCAGTATTAAGTGGGTCACGGAATGGCTCAAATACATCCCTTCATCTCTCAACGTGCGAGGTTTCATGTGCCAAGGGCCCGAGCAAGTCCGGGGGATGGCTGTCAGGGAGCTGAATATGAATCTTTTGTCATGCCCCACCACGACCCCTGGGCTGCCCGTCTTTACCCCAGCTCCAAGTACAGCCTCGCCAACGACCCAGCCTTCCacgctctctgtcccaaccccTAGCAGAAGCTACATGCCTCTGACTCCCACCACCGCCAAACTTCCCACGATCCCTGACTGggatggcagagaaagagtgacCCCGCCTATTTCTGAACGGATCCAACTCTCTATCCATTTTGTGAATGACACGTCCATCCAAGtcagctggctctctctctttaccGTGATGGCATACAAACTCACGTGGGTGAAAATGGGCCACAGTTTAGTAGGGGGCATTGTTCAGGAACGCATAGTCAGCGGTGAGAAACAGCACTTGAGCCTGGTTAATTTAGAGCCCAGATCCACCTATCGGATTTGTTTAGTGCCACTGGATGCTTTTAACTACCGAGCTGTGGAAGATACCATTTGTTCCGAGGCCACCACCCACGCCTCATATTTGAACAATGGCAGCAACACGGCTTCCAGCCACGAGCAGACGACTTCCCGCAGCATGGGCTCCCCTTTTCTGCTGGCGGGCCTGATCGGGGGCGCGGTGATATTTGTGCTCGTGGTCTTGCTCAGCGTCTTTTGCTGGCACATGCACAAAAAGGGGCGCTACACCTCCCAGAAGTGGAAATACAACCGAGGGCGGCGGAAAGACGACTACTGCGAGGCGGGCACCAAGAAAGACAATTCCATCCTGGAGATGACAGAAACCAGCTTTCAGATCGTCTCCTTAAATAACGATCAGCTCCTTAAAGGAGATTTCAGACTGCAGCCCCTTTATACCCCAAACGGGGGCATTAATTACACGGACTGCCATATCCCCAACAACATGCGATACTGTAACAGCAGTGTGCCAGACCTGGAGCACTGCCACACGTGA